TCGCTTGAGGGTCTTGAAGGGAATTCCGAGGGTTTTCGCTATGTTCTGGAGATTGTAATCGTCGGTGAGGAGCGTTGCCTTGAGTTCGTAAGCCAATGCCAGAATTTCCAAATCTGCCTCGCTGAGCTCTTCCAGTTCTCCGGTTCTTCTCGCGGATTCCTTAACGGCCTCAACGCTCTCCTTTGAGGGAACGAGAACCTTAACCTTTCCCGCGCTTATCAGGCCCTCTAAGAAGAGCCTCGACTCCGGGTCCTTGACCTCTTCAACGACCTTCGGCGTCGTGAAGCCCTCGACGTCTATCCCCTGAATGAATATCGCGATGTCTATCACCTGCATGGTTCAAGCTCCGGGAAAGCCTTTTTTAGACTTCCGTCGAAATGAGGCCGGTGGGAGCATGAGGGTCGATTTGAACTCCGACCTCGGGGAGAGCTTTGGGAGGTACAAGTTGGGTCTCGACGAGGAGGTCATGAACTACATCACGAGCGCCAACGTCGCCACCGGCTGGCACGCCGGCGACCCGCTGGTAATGAGAAAGACAGTCAGGCTCGCGAAGGAGAAAGGAGTCGCAGTCGGCGCGCATCCTGGCTATCCTGATTTGATGGGCTTCGGAAGGAGGTACATGAAGCTCACGCCGGAAGAGGCAAGGAACTACGTCCTCTACCAGATTGGGGCGCTCTACGCGTTCACGAGGGCTGAAGGCCTCGAACTCCAGCACGTCAAACCGCACGGGGCACTTTACAACGCCCTCGTTAAAGAGGAAGAGCTCGCGAGGGCAGTTATAGAGGGGATAGCGGACTTCGATAAAAAGCTAATTTTTGTAACGCTCTCAGGCTCGAAACCAGCAGAAATAGCCGAGGAGATAGGCGTCAAGGTTGCCCACGAGGTCTTCGCTGACAGGGCCTACAACCCCGACGGGACCCTCGTTCCGCGTTCGAAGCCCGGAGCGGTTATTCACGACAAGGAGGAGATAGCGGAGCGCGTTATCTCTATGGTCAAGGACGGCGGGGTTAGAGCAACCAACGGCGAATGGATTGAGCTTAAGGCCGATACAATCTGCGTTCACGGCGACAACCCGAAGGCCGTTGAGATAGCAAAGCACATCCGGGAGGTCCTTGAGCGGGAAGGGGTTAGGATAGTGCCGATGAAAGAGGTCGTCCGTTAGGTTTATCATGCCTTAACGAGTATAACAAACCGGGGGAGAGAAATGGAAGTTATAGATGCCGTTTACGAAAACGGTGTTTTCAAGCCAACCAAAAAGCCCAACATTCCAGATAAAAGGAGAGTGAAGCTAATAGTAATTGATGAGTTTCTGAAAGACCTGGAGGATGCATTTGGAATCTTTGAAGAGGACATTGACGTCAGAAAACTTCGCGAGGAGTGGGACAGGGATGTATCTGGTGGACACTGATGTCCTGATAGACGTACTGAGGGGAGTCAATGAGGCAAAGCAATACCTAACGGAACTGGCAGGGGAAGGGCTTGCGGTCTCCGTAATAACCGTCGCCGAGCTTTTCTCCGGCAGGGACACAAAAGACCCTGTTAAGAGGGAAAAAGTCCTTAAACTCCTGAGGCACTTTGAAGTAATCCCCATTGATAACGAAATAGCCGTTCTCGCGGGAGAAATTCGGAGGGACTACGGCCTTCATCTTGGAGACGCAATTATCTCGGCAACTGCAATAATCCACGGCCTAACCGTTGTAACCGGCAACCTGAAACACTTCGGGAAGGTTGAAGGGCTTCCAGTAATCAAACCGCCGTATAGGTGAGACCATGAACTTCAAACCCCTCGGTGACTCGGCGTTACTCGTCTCCTTCGGAGAGGTCATCGACGAAGAGACCAACGACCGCGTTCACGCCCTCGCGAGGGCGATAGAGAAAGCGGATTTCGAGTGGCTCGTCGAAGTCGTTCCCGCTTACTCTTCCCTCGCGGTAATCTACGAGCCGGAGCTCATAGACTTTGAAGGGGTCAAGCGGGCAATCCAGGGGCTTGAGTTCTCGGCTGAGAAGTTCAAGGGGAGGCTTGTTGAGATTCCAGTTCTCTACGGAGGCAAGTATGGCCCGGATTTGGAGTTCGTCGCCCAGTACAACGGCCTAACCCCTGAGGAGGTCATCGAAATCCACTCAAAACCTGTCTACCGCGTCTATTTCCTCGGCTTTCTGCCCGGCTTCGCCTATCTGGGTGGCATGGACGAGCGCATAGCGACGCCCCGCCTCGAAAAGCCCAGACTGAAGGTGCCAGCAGGCTCGGTCGGGATAGCCGGAAAGCAGACCGGCATCTACCCCCTCGAAAGCCCCGGAGGCTGGAGGCTCATCGGGAGAACACCACTGAGGCTCTTTGACCCATCGAAGGAACCGCCGACACTCCTTCAGCCCGGCGACAGGGTAAAGTTCGTACCGATTGATGAAGGAGAGTTCGAAGAGCTCTACAGGGCTGAATGGGGGCGCGAAAATGATTGAACTCCTCAAGGCCCCATCCCTTTTGACGGTTCAGGACTCCGGCCGGAAAGGATACAGAAAGCTCGGCGTCCCGGTTTCAGGCTACATGGACGACTACTCCGCGAGGATAGCCAACTACCTCGTTGGAAACCCCGGCGATGCTCCCCTTCTCGAGTTCCTCCTGACCGGGCCGACGCTGAGGTTCAACACCTCCGCCGTCTTCGCCGTTGCCGGAGACGTTGACGTCAGGCTCAACGGCGTTCCCATCGAACCCTGGACGAGCCACTGGGCAAAGAGGGGAGATATCCTCGAAGTTGGGACGCTGAGGAGCGGTCTCTACGGCTACATCGCTTTCGCCGGCGGAATAAAGTGCGAGAAGCTCTTAGGCAGTTGTTCGACCTACGCCAAAGCGGGTCTTGGACGGCCTTTGGAAGTTGGAGATAAACTTATTCTCGGCTATGCAATATTGACCGGCAAAGAGGGGCGCAGACTTCCCGAGGAGCTGAGACCGGACTACTCGGCAGAGGAAATAACCGTCGGTGTCGTTCTCGGC
The Thermococcus sp. 21S9 DNA segment above includes these coding regions:
- a CDS encoding type II toxin-antitoxin system VapC family toxin: MQVIDIAIFIQGIDVEGFTTPKVVEEVKDPESRLFLEGLISAGKVKVLVPSKESVEAVKESARRTGELEELSEADLEILALAYELKATLLTDDYNLQNIAKTLGIPFKTLKRGIKRVMRWNYVCIGCGKRFSEMPPEGICPDCGSPVKLVPKKRRRQRRR
- a CDS encoding LamB/YcsF family protein; this encodes MRVDLNSDLGESFGRYKLGLDEEVMNYITSANVATGWHAGDPLVMRKTVRLAKEKGVAVGAHPGYPDLMGFGRRYMKLTPEEARNYVLYQIGALYAFTRAEGLELQHVKPHGALYNALVKEEELARAVIEGIADFDKKLIFVTLSGSKPAEIAEEIGVKVAHEVFADRAYNPDGTLVPRSKPGAVIHDKEEIAERVISMVKDGGVRATNGEWIELKADTICVHGDNPKAVEIAKHIREVLEREGVRIVPMKEVVR
- a CDS encoding antitoxin family protein, translating into MEVIDAVYENGVFKPTKKPNIPDKRRVKLIVIDEFLKDLEDAFGIFEEDIDVRKLREEWDRDVSGGH
- a CDS encoding type II toxin-antitoxin system VapC family toxin, translating into MYLVDTDVLIDVLRGVNEAKQYLTELAGEGLAVSVITVAELFSGRDTKDPVKREKVLKLLRHFEVIPIDNEIAVLAGEIRRDYGLHLGDAIISATAIIHGLTVVTGNLKHFGKVEGLPVIKPPYR
- the pxpB gene encoding 5-oxoprolinase subunit PxpB, with translation MNFKPLGDSALLVSFGEVIDEETNDRVHALARAIEKADFEWLVEVVPAYSSLAVIYEPELIDFEGVKRAIQGLEFSAEKFKGRLVEIPVLYGGKYGPDLEFVAQYNGLTPEEVIEIHSKPVYRVYFLGFLPGFAYLGGMDERIATPRLEKPRLKVPAGSVGIAGKQTGIYPLESPGGWRLIGRTPLRLFDPSKEPPTLLQPGDRVKFVPIDEGEFEELYRAEWGREND
- a CDS encoding biotin-dependent carboxyltransferase family protein, with protein sequence MIELLKAPSLLTVQDSGRKGYRKLGVPVSGYMDDYSARIANYLVGNPGDAPLLEFLLTGPTLRFNTSAVFAVAGDVDVRLNGVPIEPWTSHWAKRGDILEVGTLRSGLYGYIAFAGGIKCEKLLGSCSTYAKAGLGRPLEVGDKLILGYAILTGKEGRRLPEELRPDYSAEEITVGVVLGPDLEHFTKEGVRTFLSEAYTVTPESDRMGYRLDGKAIEHSEKGAGIVTGPLVPGTVQVPANGKPIVMMRDAQTTGGYARIGVVASAHLHRLAQLRPGFKVRFRETSVEETRNELLKKEKTLEAIRRFLAGRMRAYRIKTEKAETIAFAGE